Part of the Streptomyces antimycoticus genome, CAGCGCCCCGACCCGCACCCGCCCGCCGAGCATCCGCAGCGAGGTGTCCAACTCCAGGCAGACCCGGACCTCTTCGGTCCCGGCGCGAACGCTGTCGATCAGATCGAGCTGGGTGAGGTCGTCCACCATGACCGTCACGGCCTCGGCCAGCTTGGGGTCGCTGGTCAGGGTGGCGAAGCCGTCCCGATCGGTGGAGGGATAGGCGAGCAGGACGTCGTCGAACCCCTCGCGCGCCAGCCACAGCGACTCCGGCAGCGTGAAGCTCATGATCCCGGCGAAGCCGTCCCGTGCCAGCACCCGTTCCAACAGCGCCCGGCAGCGCACCGATTTGCTGGCGACGCGGATCGGTTTGCCTCCCGCCCGGTGGACCAGATCCCGGGCGTTGTCGTCGAAGGCTCCCAGGTCGACAATCGCCACGGGCGCTTCGAGATGGGCGGTGGCCCGGTCGTACCGGGCCCGGTCAGCGGCGGCAGCGGGCATGGACGCAGCTTGCCAGACCGCCATTACCACTGGGTAGAGGGCGGCCGGTGCGCAGGGCGCCCGGCTGCCCGTAGAGTGTCGCGCACGCCACGACCGGCAGGTCAGCGGCGTGTTGTCCGTATACGGGCCCGCCTGCCCGAAAGGCGGTGGGTGGTGCGGCGAACCGGACGGAGCCAGGTGAAACAGGTGTCGACGGCTGCGAGGGGGTGCAGGTGAGCACCGACGCGGAACAGGCGCACTCACCCCACAACACGCCCCCACCACGCCCCGCACATCCCCCGCGCACGGCGCCCGCGCAGCCTTCCGCGCCCCCGCCGCGCCCCACCGCCCCGCCCGGCTTCACCCCGGATCCGGACACCCCCATCCTCGGCGTACGGGCGAAGGTCCCGTTCCCCAGGGGCACCGCCGGGGCGTCCGGCACCCGGGTGCCCCCACGCCCCTTGGCACCGCCGCGCACCGAAGGGCTCTTCGCGGACGGCGGTCGGCGCGGCCGGCGCCGTCCGCCCAGCCGTACGGCGGCCGCCGCCGCCAGTCTCGTCCTCGGCCTCGGGCTGCTCGGCGGCGCGGCGGCCGGGAGCTGGCTGGGCGAGGACCCCGACGCCCCGCCGTCCACCGCCGACACCTACGCCCACGCCCGCTCCGCCTGGCACAGCGTCCCCGTGGACGACCTCTTCCCGCGCACCCTGCGGGGCAAGGGCGAGGGCCCCGGCGGCGCCGACCGCCTCTGGACCCGAATAGCCGTCGCCCCGGACAGCAGCTGCGGCGGCGGATTCGATCCGCTGCTCGCCAAGGCGCTGGCCCCGGTGGGCTGCAAGCGGCTGGTGCGCGCCACGTACACCGACGCCACCAGCACCAGCGTCACCACCGTCGGGTTGCTGGTCACCACCTCCGGGCCCACCGGGATGCGGGCACTGCACCAGCGCTTCATGACCGAGAAGCTGGACGAGCGCACCGATCTGATGCCCCGCGCGTACGCCGCCAAGGGCACCGCGGCGGCCGGGTTCGGCGACGACCAGCGCGCGAGCTGGCGAATCCGGATCCTCACCGACGCCCCCGTCGTCCTCTACACCGTCAGCGGCTTCGCCGACGGCCGTAAGGTCACCGACCCGCAGTCGGCGGGCGAGGCGACCCAGCGGGGCGCCACCTCGGCCCCCGCGCAGTCGGGCCTCGGCAACGACGCCCGAAGCATCGCCGACGCGATCGAGGCCATATTCCGCCGGGCCCTGTCCACCGTCACGGAGACCACGTCATGAGCGGGATCGGCCGGCGCCTCGCGGTGGCCCTCGCCGCCGCCGGGCTGACCCTGGTGACCGCCGCACCCGCGGACGCCGACGGCATACAGGCCCAGGAGTGGGCGCTGGACACCCTCCACGTCCAGGAGGCATGGCAGACGACCAAGGGCTCCGGGGTCACCGTCGCCGTCCTCGACACCGGCGTCGACGACAGCCACCCCGACCTCGAAGGCCAAGTGCTGCCCGGTAGGGACCTCATCGGCTTCGGCGCCCGGCGCGGCGAACGCGCCTGGGCCCGCCACGGCACCGCTATGGCCGGGATCATCGCAGGTCACGGCCACGGCGCGGCCGGCGGCGAGGGTGTCCTGGGCGTCGCGCCGAAGGCGCGGATCCTGCCGGTACGGGTGATCCTCGAGGACTCCGACGCCGCCCGTAAGAAGGCCCGTTCGTCCCGTGGCGGCGCGCTCGCCGCCGGTATCCGCTGGGCCGCCGAACACGGCGCCGACGTCATCAACCTCTCGCTGGGCGACGACAGCGCCTCCGCCCACCCCGAGGCCGCCGAGGACGCCGCCGTGCAGTACGCGCTGCGCAAGGGCGTGGCCGTGGTCGCCTCCGCGGGCAACGGCGGTGAGAAGGGCGACCGGGTCTCCTACCCGGCCGCCTACCCCGGGGTGATCGCCGTGACCGCCGTGGACCGCTACGGCTCGCGCGCCGCCTTCTCCACCCGCCGCTGGTACGCCACCGTCTGCGCACCCGGCGTCGACGTGGTCATCGCCGACCCCGACAAGCGCTACTACGAGGGCTGGGGGACCAGCGCGGCCGCCGCCTTCGTCTCCGGCTCCGTCGCCCTCGTCCGCGCCGCCCACCCCGAGCTGAGCCCGCGCCAGATCCGGGAACTCCTCACCCGGACCGCCCAGGACGTCCCGGAGGGCGGCCACAGCGACGCCCTCGGCGCGGGCCTGGTGGACCCGGCGGCGGCGATCGCCGCGGGCGGCAAGATGAAGCCGGAGGCCCAGCGGCCCGCCGTGGCCTCGTCCCCGGAGCGCTTCTTCGGCGACGGTCCCGGCCACGCCCAGGGCGCGCACGACGAGTCCGGCCCCAACGAGATGGCGCTGCTCGCCGGAATCGTCGGCGCGGCCCTGGTGGTCGCCGCCGTCGCCCTATGGCGCGGCTCGGGCCCCCTACGGGTGCCACCGAGGCTGCGCGCTCTGCTCACGGGGATCCGCGCGCGCTGAGGCGCGTCCCCGCCGCGTCGTCGGCTCGGGCCCGGCGCTCATCGCGCTTGCGCGCGGTGCTCCTGGCGATCCGTACGGGCTGAGGCCGGGCGTTGCGTTGGCCTGGGTCGTGTCGGTACCGGGGTGGCCGGTTGGGGCCCGTTGTGGGCGCTGCTGGCGGGGTTCCGTGCGCTGAGCGGCCCCGGGCGCCGCGTCGTCGGCTCGAGCGCGCCGCGCGCATTGAGGCACCGCGATGGTCGTGGGGTTGGGCGTGCTGTGTGGGCGCTCGCCGGGTTCCGTAGGGCGTCGGGCCGGGCCCCACGGTTGGAGTCGGCTGGGCCATTGCGGCGTGCCGCTTACTGGAATCGGTAGGTGCGGGCCGTCGCCACGGCCGTGCGTGCCGCCCTCTCGACCAGCGCCACCCCGCTGTCCATGTCCGCGCTGCCCTCGGACAGCACCGCGACCAGAAAGGCGCGCCCGTCCGCCGACACCTCGCCGAGGCTGTTGACGACCCACAGCCCGGTGGCATCGCGGGGCATCCAGCCGTTCTTCAGCCGAGTCCCGGAGCCGTCCCCGTCGGCGGCGGCGGAGACTCCCCAGCTCTGGCGGCCGACGACGCGCCCCATCAGCGCCCGTAGATACGTCCGCGCGCGACCGCTCAGCGCCGAGTCGTCCGAGAAGATCGCGCGCAGCAGGGTCAGCTGGTCGGCGGCGGTGGTCAGGGTGACCCCCCAGCTCCCTCCGCTCCCGGCACGCGTCGCGGTCAGGCCGAGCCGCTGGTGCGCGGCGTCGAGCCCGGCGGCACCGCCGATCGTCCGCCACAGCGCGGTCGCCGCGTCGTTGTCGCTCTGCTCGATCATCACGGCCGCATGCGACCGCTCCTGGGCGGTCAGCGGTCGCCCCTCGCCCTCCGCCCTCAGCAGCAGCGCCGCGAGAATGCCCACCTTGACGATGCTCGCCGTGGCATACGAGCCGTCGCCATGGACCCCGCTCGTCCCCGAGCGGGTGTCCAGGACGGCGACGGAAAAGTCCGCGCCGGAGCCCTGGGCGACGGGGCCGAGCGCGTCGGCGAGTGCCGCGCTCAGCCCCTGCTCCGTCACGTCGTCCGCCATCCGCTCCACGCCGCCTCCCGCTCCGCCGCCCGCCGCGTCCGGTTCTCCCTGCCCTCGATACCCTCATGGCGTGGCGCTCAAGAACATTCCCGACCCTGGCTTCTCCGGCGACGACGGCTCCGCCGACCCCCGGCTGACCGCGGCGCTCGCCGCCTGGGCGGATGACCGCTCGGCCGAGCCCGAGGTGCTCGCCGCGCTCACCGGCGCCCGCCTCCTGGTCCCCGTGGTGGCGATCCTCGGCGAGGTCGAGGAGGGGCCCGAGGGGCTGCGCCGCGACAAGAGCAGCGACATGGCGGTGCCCACGCTGGAGGCCCCCGGCGGCCGGCGCGCCCTGCCCGCCTTCACCTCGCTCGAGACGCTGGCCCGTTGGCGCCCGGACGCCCGGCCCGTGGCCGTACCGCTGCGCCAGGCGCTGGAGGCCGCCGCCCATGAGAAGGCGGACACGCTGGTCCTGGACCTCGCGGGCCCGGTGCCGTACCAACTGACCGGCTCCGCGCTGCTGGCCCTCGCCGAGGGGCGGACCAGCGCCGATCCCCTCGCCGACCCGGCCGTGACCGAGGCCGTGCGCACGGTACTGGCCGCCGAGCCGGAGGTGCTCCGGGCCCATCTGGCCCCGGCGGCGGACGCCGACGGGATGCTCGCACTCTCCCTCGCGCCGGAGGCGCCCGCGCGGGAGACGGCGCACCGGGTGGCGGGCGCCCTGGCCGCCGACGAGGTGCTGCGGGCACGGCTGGTGCGCGGGCTGACCCTGGCGCTGCTGCCGCCGGACGCGAAGGTCCCCGGCGAACCGCTCTTCAGCCGCTGAGGGAGCAGGGCCCGGCCCGCTGCGAGGGCGGGGCCCGGCCCTCCCCATTCGGACCAACAGGCGAATCGCCTCAATTCCCCCCACAATGCTTAGGCGACTGGCGGTCGGAATCTGCGTGAGGAGAGCGCCATGGAGACGAGAACGGTCGTAGCGGAGTTCATCGGGACCGCGATGCTGGTCCTCTTCGGAGTCGGTTCGCTGGTCCTGGCGGGCGACTACATCAACGCCCTCGGGATCTCGCTCGCCTTTGGCTTCACGCTGATCGCGATCGCCTACGCGTTCGGACACATCTCGGGCTGCCACATCAACCCGGCGGTGACCCTCGGCGTGCTGCTGGCCAAGCGCATCGACATCCGTACGGCCGTCCAGTACTGGGTCGCGCAGTTCGTCGGCGCGATCGTGGGCGCGGCGGTGCTCTTCCTGCTCGCCAACCAGGTGCCCAGGCTCCAGACGGCCGATGCCTTCGGCAGCAACGGCTACGGCGGCCGCTCACCGGTGGGCATGGGCGCGGGCGGGGCCTTCCTCGCCGAGGTGCTGCTGACCTTCCTGCTGGTCTTCGTCTTCCTGGCGGTGACCCACTCGGTGGCCCTGGTCGGCGGCGAACCGATCCCGGTGGGCCTCGCCCTCGCCGCGGTCAATCTGATCGGCATCCCGCTGACCTGGGCCTCGGTCAATCCGGCGCGCAGCTTCGGCCCCGCGATCTTCGCGGGCGGCGATGCGCTCGGCCAGCTGTGGCTGTTCATCGTCGCGCCGCTGGTCGGCGGGGTGCTCGCCGCCGTGGTGCACCGGTTCACCCACCTCCATCCGGCGGGGCAGGCCGACCAGGAGGAGGCCCATCCGCCCCCGGCGACCGGACCCTGGGGGCGGCTGCGCGGCGGCCACCGCCCCGAGGCGGGCGGTCAGGAGACCAAGGGCCCGGAGGCGGCCTGAGGGCTCCGGGTGCGTACGGGCGTACGGGTTCCCGAGGGGGCACGGGCTCCCGAGGGGCCCGGCCCCCAGGGGCCGGCCGTCAGCCGAAGACCGGGCCGGTGAACTTCTCGCCCGGCCCCTGTCCCGGCTCGTCCGGCACCACCGACGCCTCACGGAAGGCGAGCTGCAGGGACTTCAGGCCGTCCCGCAGCGGAGCGGCGTGGAAGGAGCTGATCTCCGTGGCGCCGGCCGTGACCAGCCCCGCCAGGGCGTTGATCAGCTTCCGCGCCTCGTCCAGATCCTTGTGCTGGGGGCCCTCCTCGGCCAGGCCCAGGTTGACCGCGGCGGCGCTCATCAGGTGCACCGCGACCGTGGTGATCACCTCGACCGCGGGCACATCCGCGATGTCCCGGGTCATCCGGTCGAAGTCGGGGGCCGGCGGCTGCCCGGCGTTGGCGTCGCTCATGGTGGTCGGGGCTCACTTCCTGAGGGTTGGTGGGCCCCAGCCTAGGCGGCCGCCCGGCGCCGTACGCACGGGGCGGGTGAGTTCACAGGAACGCCGGAAACGCGGGGGGACGCCGGGGAACAGGGGGCGGGGAGGACGCCGAGGACGCACCGGGTGAGCATCCCGGGCCAGTCCTGGTATCGTAGATAAACGACCGGCCGGTCACGTGCGTGTCCGGCCCACAAGTGGAGGCTCCCCAGCTCCCACCTCCCGACCCCCCGGGTCGGCAGGTCATCGGTCAGGCTGCGCCCCGCGGTGATATCGCGGCGGTGCTCCCGGTCAATGAGGAGCCCCGCCTGTGTACCCGTCGGGGCGTTTTGTGCGTTACGGCGCGGTGGTCATACCGAAACAGACGTTACGCGGCAGTCCGCCAGACGGTCGCGTGGTGCAACCGAGGAGGATCCATCAGCGCCGAGCCCCGCATCAACGACCGGATTCGCGTCCCCGAGGTGCGACTCGTCGGTCCCAGTGGCGAGCAGGTCGGCATTGTGCCGCTTGCCAAGGCCCTGGAGCTTGCGCAGGAGTACGACCTCGACCTCGTCGAGGTGGCGGCGACCGCTCGCCCGCCGGTCTGCAAGCTCATGGACTACGGAAAGTTCAAGTACGAGTCGGCCATGAAGGCCCGTGAGGCGCGCAAGAACCAGGCGCACACGGTCATCAAGGAGATGAAGCTCCGGCCGAAGATCGACCCGCACGACTATGACACCAAGAAGGGTCACGTCGTCCGGTTCCTCAAGCAGGGCGACAAGGTCAAGATCACGATCATGTTCCGCGGCCGTGAGCAGTCCCGGCCCGAACTCGGCTACCGGCTGTTGCAGCGGCTCGCCGAGGACGTCCAGGAGCTGGGCTTCGTGGAGTCCAACCCGAAGCAGGACGGCCGAAACATGATCATGGTTCTCGGTCCGCACAAGAAGAAGACCGAGGCGATGGCCGAAGCCCGCGAGGCGCAGGCCGCCCGCAAGGCGGAGCGCCAGGGAATTCCTCACTTGGACCAGTCCCCGGACGCGTCCGCCGAGGAGCCTGCCGAGGAGCCCGCCGAGGCGTGATTGAGAGGCGCGAGCCTCGACCGCCCACCCGGGGCCGAACGGTTCCGGACAACAACCGAAACACATGACGCTTCCGTGTGCCGAACCGCGGAGGCGTCCCGACGAGGAGAGTACGGCGACATGCCGAAGAACAAGACGCACAGCGGTGCCAGCAAGCGCTTCAAGCTCACCGGCTCCGGCAAGGTGGTGCGCCAGCGCGCCGGTCGCCGCCACCTTCTCGAGCACAAGCCGTCCACGCTGACGCGCCGCCTGGCCGGAAAGGTCGAGATGGCCCCCGCCGACGCCAAGAAGATCAAGAAGCTTCTCGGCAAGTGACGCCCCGCCCCGCTTCGGCGGGGCGAGCGCCAGACCGGGACCTATTCGTTTCCGGGCCGCGTGAGTCACCGGCGGCCCCGTACAAGGAGTTAACAAGTGGCACGCGTCAAGCGGGCAGTCAACGCCCACAAGAAGCGCCGGGCGATCCTCGAGCAGGCCAGCGGCTACCGGGGCCAGCGCTCCCGCCTGTACCGCAAGGCCAAGGAGCAGGTCACCCACTCTCTGGTCTACAACTACAACGACCGCAAGAAGCGCAAGGGCGACTTCCGGCAGCTGTGGATCCAGCGCATCAACGCCGCTGCCCGCGCCAACGGCATGACGTACAACCGCTTCATCCAGGGTCTGAAGGCCGCCAACATCGAGGTGGACCGCAAGATCCTGGCCGACCTCGCGGTGAACGACGCCGGTGCGTTCGCCGCGCTGGTCGAGGCGGCGCAGAAGGCGCTGCCGAGCGACATCAACGCGCCGAAGGCCGCGTAAGCGCTGCCGAGCTGTACGCCACGGACCCGCAGGTGAACGCGTACCTGCGGGTCCGCGCATGTGGGTGCCCTCGCGCTGCGCCCCCTGGCGTTTCGTTGCCGGGTGCGGCCCGGTGGCGAGGTTGTGCCTACCGTGTTCCGCCTCGCGGATCGCCTGGGGCGGGCACGGGCGTTGGCCCTTGGCGTTTCGTTGCCAGGTGCGGCCCGGGGGCCGGGTTGTGCCCACCCGTTCCTCCCCAGCTACCGCTGGGAGGTGCCCCCCGGCGGAACGATTGCCCACGACCGGGCTCCGCGTCGGCCGCCGTTCCCCCCGGGGCCCGGGGGCCTGTCCCCGGTTTCGGGGAGGGGCGGGGTGGGGGAAATCCGTCCCGCGTCACGACCACACACCGCACGAGAAAGCGCATCGCACCCCATGGCGACCCCCGAGTTGACGTCCCTGCGATCGCCGCGTGTCACCGCCGCCCGGCGGCTTGCCAAGCGCAGCTTCCGCGGGAAGGAGCGGCGGTTCATCGTCGAGGGGCCGCAGGCCGTACGGGAGGCCATCGCGCATCTCGTGGAGGTGTACGCCACCCCCGAGGCCGCCGAGCGCCACGCGGACATCCTCGACGCCGCCCGCGCCGCGAACCTTCCCGTGCTCACCGCGTCCGACGAGGTCATCGCGGAGATGTCGGACACCGTCACGCCCCAGGGCGTCGTCGGGCTGTGCCGCTTCCTCGACTCGCCGTTCGAGGAGATCCTGCGCGCCCGCCCGAGGCTCGTCGCCGTCCTCGCCAACGTCCGCGACCCCGGCAACGCCGGGACCGTGCTGCGGTGCGCCGACGCCGCCGGGGCGGACGCCGTGGTGCTGACGGACGCCTCCGTGGACCCCTACAACCCCAAGGCCGTACGCGCATCCGTCGGTTCCCTCTTCCATCTCCCCGTCGCCGTCGGGGTGCCCGTCGAGCGTGCGGTGAGCGGGCTGCGGGAGGCCGGGGCGCGGGTGCTGGCCGCGGACGGGGCGGGGGAGCGGGACCTGGACTCCGAGCTGGACGACGGGCTGCTGGGCGCCCCCACCGCCTGGATCTTCGGCAATGAGGCATGGGGCCTGCCGGAGGCTACCCGCGCACTCGCGGACGAGGTGGTGCGCGTTCCGATTCACGGCAGGGCCGAGAGCCTCAATCTCGCCACGGCCGCCGCCGTGTGCCTCTATGCCTCCGCTCGTGCGCAGCGCGCTCCCGCAGGGTGCCGCTCCGTCACAACGACCTAGTAGGGTTGCCCCTCTGGGAGGGGACCCGAGAGGGGGTGTGGGGATGGACGTCAGGACCTCCGGCGCCAGGGCGGCCGACGCCCATGCGCCCGGAGCGGGGCCGCCCGGCGGGGGGCGCGACCTCTCGTCCACCGGGCCGGGCCCCGGCCTGCCCGGCGGCGCGCCGGACGGATTCGCGCCGCACCCCGACGATCTGCCCGACGGCCTGGTGGTGGCCGATGAGACCGGCCTGGTCACGTGCTTCAACGCGGCGGCGGCCCGGATCACCGCCACCGACCCCGCGGACGCGATCGGCCGCCGGCTCGAGGTGGCCCTGCCGTTAGAGGACCTGGACGGCCGGCGCTGGTGGGCGCTGACCGATCCCTATGGCGGGCTGGCCATCCGCGCCGGTCAGCCCGAGCGGAATCTGCTGCTGCCGGGCGGGCGCGAGGTGCTGGTCTCGGCCCGCTATGTGCGCGATCGGCCGACCGGGCCGGTGCGCCGGGTGGTCGTCTGTCTGCGTGGCACCGAGGCCCGCCGCCGCACCGAGCGCAGCCATGCCGAGCTGATCGCGACCGTCGCCCATGAGCTGCGCTCGCCGCTGACGTCCGTGAAGGGGTTCACGGCCACGCTGCTGGCCAAATGGGAGCGGTTCACCGACGACCAGAAGCGGCTGATGCTGGAGACCGTCGACGCCGACGCCAACCGGGTCACCCGGCTGATCGCCGAGCTGCTGGACATCTCCCGGATCGACTCCGGCCGGCTGGAGGTGCGCCGCCAGCCGGTCGACCTCGCCGCCGCCGTCCGCCGCCATGTGCAGGCGCTCACCGCGGCCGGGCACACCGCCGAGCGGTTCCTGATCCGGGCCAGGGGGCCGCTGCCCAGGCTGTGGGCCGATCCGGACAAGGTCGATCAGGTGCTGGGCAATCTCCTGGAAAACGCGGTGCGCCACGGCGAGGGAACGGTCACTATTGACATAGCGCCCGCGACACCGGCCAAGCCGGTCGTGGAAGGCCCCCTGTCGAAAGGACCGCCGTCACCGTGAGCGACGAAGGCCCCGGTATCCCGGAGGAGTCGATGAGCCGCGTCTTCACCCGCTTCTGGCGGGGCAGCAAGCGCGGCGGCACCGGCCTCGGGCTCTACATCGTCAAGGGCATCGTCGAGGCGCACGGCGGGACGATCACCGTCGACCGGGCCCGCGGCGGCGGCGCGGAGTTCCGATTTATCCTGCCCGTGGGCACCCCGGCCTATCTGGCCTGAGCCACCCGCGGGCTTCTCCAGCACGGGGCGGACCCCCGCGCGGCGGCCGCCGCGCGGTGTCCCCCGGAACAGCACCCCTCCCGCGCCCCTTAGACTCGGGCTTTGGCACCTTTGGCGTCCCTTGCAGGGGGCGCAGCGGTCGCAGCCAGTCGAGCCGGGGTCGCGCAGCCGGGGGGCACCTCCCAGCGGTAGCTGGGGGACAATCGGAAGTACGGGAAGAGATGTCGGCACCCAATAAGTCGTACGACCCTGTCGAGGTCGAGGCACTGAAACCGGAAGAGATCGCCCGCAGGCGGGACGAGGCGCTCGCCGCCATCGCCGCCGCCGGTGACCTTGAGGCGCTGCGCGAGGTGAAGGTCGCCCACACCGGCGACCGCTCGCCGCTCGCGCTGGCCAACCGCGAGATCGGCGCCCTGCCACCGCATGCCAAGGCGGACGCGGGCAAGCGCGTCGGCCAGGCCCGAGGCCAGGTCAACCAGGCGCTGAAGGCCCGGCAGGAGGAGCTGGAGGCGGAGCGTGACGCCCGGGTGCTGGTCGAGGAGGCGGTGGATGTCACGCTGCCGTACGACCGCACCCCGGCCGGCGCCCGCCACCCGATCACCACGCTCTCCGAGCGCATCGAGGACATCTTCGTCGCGATGGGCTACGAGGTCGCCGAGGGCCCCGAGGTGGAGGCCGAGTGGTTCAACTTCGACGCGCTCAACTTCCCGCCCGACCACCCCGCCCGCGAGATGCAGGACACCTTCTTCGTGCGCGGGGCGAAGGACGGCGAGTCATCCGGTGTGGTGCTGCGCACCCACACCTCGCCGGTGCAGATCCGGTCGATGATCGACCGCGAACCGCCCATCTATGTGATCTGCCCGGGCCGCACCTTCCGCACCGATGAGCTGGACGCCACCCACACCCCCGTCTTCAGCCAGGTCGAGCTGCTCGCCATCGACGAGGGCCTCACCATGGCCGACCTCAAGGGCACGCTCGACCACATGGTGCGGGCGCTGTTCGGGGAGGGCATGACCACCCGGCTGCGGCCGAACTTCTTCCCGTTCACCGAGCCGTCCGCCGAGATGGACATGCTCTGCTACGTGTGCCGGGGCGAGTCCGTGGGCAACCCGGACCGGCCCTGCCGCACCTGCTCCAGCGAGGGCTGGATCGAGCTCGGCGGCTGCGGGATGGTCAACCCCCGGGTGCTCATCGCCTGCGGTGTCGACCCGGACAAGTACAGCGGCTTCGCCTTCGGCTTCGGCATCGAGCGGATGCTGATGTTCCGGCACAACGTGGAAGACATGCGAGACATGGTCGAGGGTGATGTGCGCTTCACCCGGCCCTTCGGGATGGAGATCTGATGCGGGTCCCGCTTTCTTGGCTGCGGGAGTACGTCGACCTGCCCGCCGGTGAGACCGGCCGTGACGTACAGGCCAAACTCGTCTCGGCCGGGCTCGAGGTCGAGACGGTCGAGCAGCTCGGCGCCGGTCTCAAGGGCCCCTTGGTCGTCGGGCAGGTGCTGGCCATCGAGGAGCTGGAGGGGTTCAAGAAGCCCATCCGTTACTGCCAGGTGGACGTCGGCCAGGCCAACGGAACGGGGGAGCCGCAGAACATCGTCTGCGGCGCGACGAACTTCGCGGTCGGCGACAAGGTCGTGGTCGTGCTGCCCGGCGCCGAACTGCCCGGCGGCTTCGCGATCTCCGCGCGCAAGACCTACGGCAAGACCTCCGAGGGCATGATCTGCTCGGCCAGTGAGCTGGGCATGTCCGACGACCACG contains:
- the mycP gene encoding type VII secretion-associated serine protease mycosin, which codes for MSGIGRRLAVALAAAGLTLVTAAPADADGIQAQEWALDTLHVQEAWQTTKGSGVTVAVLDTGVDDSHPDLEGQVLPGRDLIGFGARRGERAWARHGTAMAGIIAGHGHGAAGGEGVLGVAPKARILPVRVILEDSDAARKKARSSRGGALAAGIRWAAEHGADVINLSLGDDSASAHPEAAEDAAVQYALRKGVAVVASAGNGGEKGDRVSYPAAYPGVIAVTAVDRYGSRAAFSTRRWYATVCAPGVDVVIADPDKRYYEGWGTSAAAAFVSGSVALVRAAHPELSPRQIRELLTRTAQDVPEGGHSDALGAGLVDPAAAIAAGGKMKPEAQRPAVASSPERFFGDGPGHAQGAHDESGPNEMALLAGIVGAALVVAAVALWRGSGPLRVPPRLRALLTGIRAR
- a CDS encoding serine hydrolase; protein product: MADDVTEQGLSAALADALGPVAQGSGADFSVAVLDTRSGTSGVHGDGSYATASIVKVGILAALLLRAEGEGRPLTAQERSHAAVMIEQSDNDAATALWRTIGGAAGLDAAHQRLGLTATRAGSGGSWGVTLTTAADQLTLLRAIFSDDSALSGRARTYLRALMGRVVGRQSWGVSAAADGDGSGTRLKNGWMPRDATGLWVVNSLGEVSADGRAFLVAVLSEGSADMDSGVALVERAARTAVATARTYRFQ
- a CDS encoding SseB family protein — its product is MALKNIPDPGFSGDDGSADPRLTAALAAWADDRSAEPEVLAALTGARLLVPVVAILGEVEEGPEGLRRDKSSDMAVPTLEAPGGRRALPAFTSLETLARWRPDARPVAVPLRQALEAAAHEKADTLVLDLAGPVPYQLTGSALLALAEGRTSADPLADPAVTEAVRTVLAAEPEVLRAHLAPAADADGMLALSLAPEAPARETAHRVAGALAADEVLRARLVRGLTLALLPPDAKVPGEPLFSR
- a CDS encoding MIP family channel protein; amino-acid sequence: METRTVVAEFIGTAMLVLFGVGSLVLAGDYINALGISLAFGFTLIAIAYAFGHISGCHINPAVTLGVLLAKRIDIRTAVQYWVAQFVGAIVGAAVLFLLANQVPRLQTADAFGSNGYGGRSPVGMGAGGAFLAEVLLTFLLVFVFLAVTHSVALVGGEPIPVGLALAAVNLIGIPLTWASVNPARSFGPAIFAGGDALGQLWLFIVAPLVGGVLAAVVHRFTHLHPAGQADQEEAHPPPATGPWGRLRGGHRPEAGGQETKGPEAA
- a CDS encoding DUF1844 domain-containing protein, which gives rise to MSDANAGQPPAPDFDRMTRDIADVPAVEVITTVAVHLMSAAAVNLGLAEEGPQHKDLDEARKLINALAGLVTAGATEISSFHAAPLRDGLKSLQLAFREASVVPDEPGQGPGEKFTGPVFG
- the infC gene encoding translation initiation factor IF-3 — translated: MSAEPRINDRIRVPEVRLVGPSGEQVGIVPLAKALELAQEYDLDLVEVAATARPPVCKLMDYGKFKYESAMKAREARKNQAHTVIKEMKLRPKIDPHDYDTKKGHVVRFLKQGDKVKITIMFRGREQSRPELGYRLLQRLAEDVQELGFVESNPKQDGRNMIMVLGPHKKKTEAMAEAREAQAARKAERQGIPHLDQSPDASAEEPAEEPAEA
- the rpmI gene encoding 50S ribosomal protein L35, producing the protein MPKNKTHSGASKRFKLTGSGKVVRQRAGRRHLLEHKPSTLTRRLAGKVEMAPADAKKIKKLLGK
- the rplT gene encoding 50S ribosomal protein L20, with translation MARVKRAVNAHKKRRAILEQASGYRGQRSRLYRKAKEQVTHSLVYNYNDRKKRKGDFRQLWIQRINAAARANGMTYNRFIQGLKAANIEVDRKILADLAVNDAGAFAALVEAAQKALPSDINAPKAA
- a CDS encoding TrmH family RNA methyltransferase codes for the protein MATPELTSLRSPRVTAARRLAKRSFRGKERRFIVEGPQAVREAIAHLVEVYATPEAAERHADILDAARAANLPVLTASDEVIAEMSDTVTPQGVVGLCRFLDSPFEEILRARPRLVAVLANVRDPGNAGTVLRCADAAGADAVVLTDASVDPYNPKAVRASVGSLFHLPVAVGVPVERAVSGLREAGARVLAADGAGERDLDSELDDGLLGAPTAWIFGNEAWGLPEATRALADEVVRVPIHGRAESLNLATAAAVCLYASARAQRAPAGCRSVTTT
- the pheS gene encoding phenylalanine--tRNA ligase subunit alpha, which translates into the protein MSAPNKSYDPVEVEALKPEEIARRRDEALAAIAAAGDLEALREVKVAHTGDRSPLALANREIGALPPHAKADAGKRVGQARGQVNQALKARQEELEAERDARVLVEEAVDVTLPYDRTPAGARHPITTLSERIEDIFVAMGYEVAEGPEVEAEWFNFDALNFPPDHPAREMQDTFFVRGAKDGESSGVVLRTHTSPVQIRSMIDREPPIYVICPGRTFRTDELDATHTPVFSQVELLAIDEGLTMADLKGTLDHMVRALFGEGMTTRLRPNFFPFTEPSAEMDMLCYVCRGESVGNPDRPCRTCSSEGWIELGGCGMVNPRVLIACGVDPDKYSGFAFGFGIERMLMFRHNVEDMRDMVEGDVRFTRPFGMEI